From a single Budorcas taxicolor isolate Tak-1 chromosome X, Takin1.1, whole genome shotgun sequence genomic region:
- the GPR50 gene encoding melatonin-related receptor, giving the protein MGRTLAVPTPYGCIGCKLPQPDYPPALIVFMFCAMVITIVVDLIGNSMVILAVSKNKKLRNSGNVFVVSLSVADMLVAIYPYPLMLHAMAIGGWDLSKLQCQMVGFITGLSVVGSIFNIMAIAINRYCYICHSLQYERIFSVRNTCIYLAVTWIMTVLAVLPNMYIGTIEYDPRTYTCIFNYVNNPAFAVTIVCIHFVLPLLIVGFCYVKIWTKVLAARDPAGQNPDNQLAEVRNFLTMFVIFLLFAVCWCPINALTVLVAVNPKEMAGKIPNWVYLAAYFIAYFNSCLNAVIYGVLNENFRREYWTIFHAMRHPVLFLSGLLTDVREMQEAQAHARARARARAQAREQDHAHACPAVEEIPMSVRNVPLPGHGAAGQPECVSGHPKPASGHSRSVSARRKSASAHPKSASGQSKSATVYPKPASVHFKPSSVYFKADSVYFKPSSSHPKPVTGPSKTAISPATSFPKPTTGYTQHATIHSEPTTLDYLEPITTSHSKPVIASHSELAASCHLECNIFDLSDPTSSPASDSSNSAASLLDPTAAAAATVNPTVVTTDYHEIVLIDVDADSDEMAV; this is encoded by the exons ATGGGACGCACCCTGGCGGTCCCTACCCCATACGGCTGTATCGGCTGCAAACTGCCACAACCGGACTACCCACCGGCTCTAATCGTCTTTATGTTCTGTGCAATGGTTATCACCATCGTCGTAGACCTGATCGGCAACTCTATGGTCATTTTGGCTGTGTCGAAGAACAAGAAGCTCCGAAATTCTG GCAACGTCTTCGTGGTTAGCCTCTCTGTGGCTGATATGCTGGTGGCCATCTACCCCTATCCTCTGATGCTACATGCCATGGCCATTGGCGGCTGGGATCTCAGCAAGTTACAGTGCCAGATGGTGGGGTTCATCACAGGCCTGAGTGTGGTCGGTTCTATCTTCAACATCATGGCCATCGCCATCAACCGTTACTGCTACATCTGCCACAGCCTCCAGTATGAGCGCATCTTTAGTGTGCGCAATACCTGCATTTATCTGGCTGTCACCTGGATCATGACCGTTCTGGCTGTCCTACCCAACATGTACATTGGCACCATCGAGTATGATCCTCGCACCTACACCTGCATCTTTAACTATGTGAACAACCCTGCCTTTGCTGTGACCATCGTCTGCATCCACTTTGTCCTTCCTCTGCTCATAGTGGGTTTCTGCTACGTGAAGATCTGGACCAAAGTGCTGGCAGCCCGTGACCCTGCTGGACAGAACCCGGACAACCAGCTTGCTGAGGTTCGAAATTTTCTAACCATGTTTGTGATCTTCCTCCTCTTTGCAGTGTGCTGGTGCCCTATCAATGCGCTCACTGTTCTGGTGGCTGTCAATCCGAAGGAGATGGCAGGCAAGATCCCCAACTGGGTTTATCTTGCAGCCTACTTTATAGCCTACTTCAACAGCTGCCTCAACGCGGTGATATATGGTGTCCTCAATGAGAATTTCCGAAGAGAATACTGGACCATCTTCCATGCGATGCGGCATCCTGTCCTGTTCCTCTCTGGCCTCCTCACTGATGTCCGTGAGATGCAGGAGGCCCAAGCCCACGCCCGTGCCCGTGCCCGTGCCCGCGCACAAGCCCGTGAACAAGACCATGCCCATGCCTGTCCTGCTGTGGAGGAAATACCGATGAGCGTCCGGAATGTTCCTCTACCTGGTCATGGTGCAGCTGGCCAACCTGAGTGTGTCTCTGGCCACCCTAAACCAGCCTCTGGCCATTCCAGGTCTGTCTCTGCCCGCCGCAAATCTGCCTCTGCTCACCCTAAGTCTGCCTCGGGCCAGTCCAAGTCTGCCACTGTCTATCCCAAACCCGCCTCTGTCCATTTCAAGCCTTCCTCTGTCTATTTCAAGGCTGACTCTGTCTATTTCAAGCCTTCCTCCAGCCACCCCAAGCCTGTCACTGGTCCCTCCAAGACTGCCATCAGCCCTGCCACCAGCTTCCCTAAACCCACCACTGGCTACACCCAGCATGCTACCATTCACTCTGAGCCCACCACTCTTGACTATCTCGAGCCCATCACCACCAGCCACTCTAAGCCTGTCATCGCCAGCCATTCTGAGCTTGCAGCCTCCTGCCACTTAGAGTGTAACATCTTTGACCTCTCTGACCCTACCTCCAGCCCTGCCAGTGACTCCTCCAACTCTGCTGCTAGCTTGCTGGACCCTACCGCTGCCGCTGCTGCCACTGTTAACCCCACTGTGGTCACCACTGATTACCATGAGATTGTGCTTATTGATGTTGATGCTGATTCTGATGAAATGGCTGTGTAA